A part of Rhopalosiphum maidis isolate BTI-1 chromosome 3, ASM367621v3, whole genome shotgun sequence genomic DNA contains:
- the LOC113560214 gene encoding uncharacterized protein LOC113560214, producing MLLSLLFQIRSPSGYTFLREQNILLLPCVDTLKRHLMAVKIGYSFDEKFFKILKKKFMKSLSVNSKNLTYLGLNYLGYDVDNKAELANHALMLMIQSLAESLHQPIAVFASKGPIKAILLSENAGVEVIGKRWCIDKSNNVG from the exons aTGCTTTTATCCTTGTTGTTTCAAATAag atcTCCAAGTGGCTATACATTTCTACGagagcaaaatattttactacttcCATGTGTAGATACCTTGAAAAGACACTTAATGGCTGTTAAGATTGGATATAGCTTCGATgaaaagtttttcaaaatactgaaaaaaaagtttat GAAAAGTTTAAGCgtcaattcaaaaaatttgaCATACTTgggattaaattatttggggTACGATGTTGATAATAAGGCTGAATTGGCAAATCATGCTTTGATGTTGATGATACAAAGCTTAGCTGAAAGTCTACACCAGCCTATTGCCGTATTTGCATCTAAAGGACCTATAAaag CAATACTATTATCAGAAAATGCAGGAGTTGAAGTCATTGGAAAGCGATGGTGCATCGACAAATCGAACAATGTGGGCTAG